Within Gammaproteobacteria bacterium, the genomic segment ATCTCCTCGCGCCAAAGTTGCAACGTAGCGTATTGCAATCAACCGTTTCGTAGTTACCCGTACCCCACGAATTTATTCGTGCGATTATCAAAAACAAAATTTTGGAGTAAACAAAACAATGGCTATTGAACGCACTCTTTCTATTATCAAACCTGACGCAGTGGCCAAAAACGCCATCGGCGCTATCATTTCCCGTCTGGAACAGGGAGGGCTGCGCGTAGTAGCAGCCCGGATGGAACATCTTACTCGTGAACAAGCTGAAGGCTTTTATGCTGTGCATCGGGAGCGGGCTTTTTACCAGGATTTGGTCCAGTTCATGACTTCTGGCCCAGTTTTGGTCCAGATTTTAGAAGGCGAAAACGCCATTGTCCGCAACCGCGAATTAATGGGGGCTACCAACCCAAAAAACGCGGCACCAGGAACTATT encodes:
- the ndk gene encoding nucleoside diphosphate kinase; the protein is MAIERTLSIIKPDAVAKNAIGAIISRLEQGGLRVVAARMEHLTREQAEGFYAVHRERAFYQDLVQFMTSGPVLVQILEGENAIVRNRELMGATNPKNAAPGTIRADFATNVEENAVHGSDSPETALIEIAYFFNLNDICPRTR